In a genomic window of Dyadobacter fermentans DSM 18053:
- a CDS encoding glycoside hydrolase family 65 protein: MKNYITHDEWCIVEEGFHPEHNEITESLMSLGNGRMGQRGNFEEGYSGKTLLGNYVAGVYFPDKTRVGWWKNGYPDYFAKVLNACNWAGIEIRIGADLLDLNTCKIDDFKRVLNMKEGVLDRTATVTLSGGRKLRIHSKRFCSMADDEAGAISYSMVPLNFTDHFSITPFLDGNIRNRDSNYDESFWNGIAHEAQACEGYLVLETKSNPYQVEQFRVATGMKFDFKLNGMPAEPAVQYIAQDKYVNGSTQLEVKEGQELTIYKYAVNLSSANYAHDELLPKAKAYIARIADKGFDRMYAEHVQAWAGKWEKNDITIAGDVAAQQGIRFNIFHLNQTYTGEDERLNIGPKGFTGEKYGGSTYWDTEAYCIPFYLSTADDKVARNLLVYRYKHLQKAIENAAKLGFSEGAALYPMVTMNGEECHNEWEITFEEIHRNGAIAYAIYDYTRYTGDESYVTDRGLEVLIGISRFWKQRVNWSEEKGQYVMLGVTGPNEYENNVNNNWYTNYIACWTLRYTLEVIDKLWKQDSRKLNEVIFKTNLQLNTELADWKHIVDNMHYPFDPNRQVFLQQQGFLDKQLLTVTDIADQRPINQRWSWDRILRSCFIKQADVLQGLYFFEHEFDAGAIRRNFDFYEPMTVHESSLSPCVHSILAAGLGLREKAYEMYLRTARLDLDDYNNDTEDGLHITSMAGTWMSVVKGFAGQRVKDGVLSFKPYLPEQWQGYSFRIGFRGSLLKVSVSKGSVSIENVSDSGITVLVNDQKVFVDALASVQL; the protein is encoded by the coding sequence ATGAAGAATTACATTACGCACGATGAATGGTGCATCGTAGAAGAAGGTTTTCACCCCGAACATAACGAAATCACAGAAAGCCTGATGAGCCTCGGCAATGGCCGCATGGGCCAGCGGGGTAATTTTGAAGAAGGGTATTCAGGCAAAACACTGCTCGGTAACTATGTGGCAGGGGTGTATTTTCCTGATAAAACAAGGGTAGGCTGGTGGAAAAACGGGTATCCCGATTATTTTGCCAAAGTGCTCAATGCCTGTAACTGGGCGGGCATCGAAATCCGCATCGGTGCCGATTTGCTCGACCTGAATACCTGCAAAATCGACGATTTCAAGCGGGTACTCAATATGAAGGAAGGCGTGCTCGACCGCACTGCCACAGTGACGCTCTCCGGCGGCAGGAAGCTGCGCATCCATTCCAAGCGTTTTTGCAGCATGGCCGACGACGAGGCCGGAGCAATCAGTTACAGCATGGTGCCGCTCAATTTTACCGACCATTTCAGCATTACCCCTTTCCTCGACGGCAACATCCGCAACCGCGATTCGAACTACGACGAGTCGTTCTGGAACGGGATCGCGCACGAGGCGCAGGCCTGCGAAGGTTACCTGGTGCTCGAAACGAAAAGCAATCCCTACCAGGTGGAGCAATTCCGCGTCGCTACGGGAATGAAGTTCGATTTTAAACTGAACGGCATGCCCGCCGAGCCGGCTGTGCAATATATAGCGCAGGACAAATATGTGAACGGCAGCACGCAGCTGGAAGTGAAGGAAGGGCAGGAGCTTACGATCTATAAATATGCGGTCAACCTGTCGTCGGCAAACTATGCGCACGATGAGCTGTTGCCCAAAGCCAAAGCCTACATCGCCCGCATTGCCGACAAGGGCTTCGACCGCATGTACGCGGAGCATGTGCAGGCGTGGGCAGGCAAGTGGGAGAAAAACGACATTACCATCGCCGGCGACGTGGCCGCGCAGCAGGGTATCCGCTTCAATATCTTTCATTTAAATCAAACCTACACCGGCGAAGACGAGCGCCTGAACATCGGTCCGAAAGGCTTTACCGGGGAAAAGTACGGCGGCAGCACCTATTGGGATACCGAAGCATACTGCATTCCGTTTTACCTCTCCACGGCCGATGACAAAGTGGCGCGCAACCTGCTCGTTTACCGTTACAAGCATTTGCAGAAAGCCATTGAAAACGCAGCCAAACTTGGCTTTTCCGAAGGCGCGGCGCTTTACCCGATGGTGACCATGAATGGCGAGGAATGCCATAACGAATGGGAGATCACTTTCGAAGAAATTCACCGGAACGGGGCCATTGCCTACGCCATTTACGACTACACCCGCTACACCGGAGATGAAAGCTACGTGACGGATCGGGGCCTGGAAGTGCTCATCGGCATTTCGCGGTTCTGGAAGCAGCGGGTCAACTGGTCGGAGGAGAAGGGGCAATATGTGATGCTGGGTGTGACGGGGCCTAATGAGTATGAGAATAATGTCAATAACAACTGGTATACCAATTACATCGCCTGCTGGACGCTCCGTTACACGCTCGAGGTGATCGACAAGCTGTGGAAACAAGATTCCAGGAAACTGAACGAGGTCATTTTCAAAACCAATCTGCAACTTAACACCGAGCTTGCCGACTGGAAGCATATCGTCGACAACATGCATTACCCGTTCGATCCCAACCGGCAGGTGTTTTTGCAGCAGCAGGGATTCCTGGACAAGCAATTGCTCACCGTAACGGACATTGCCGACCAGCGGCCGATCAACCAGCGGTGGTCGTGGGACAGGATATTGCGGTCGTGCTTTATCAAACAGGCGGATGTGCTGCAAGGCCTGTATTTCTTCGAACACGAATTTGATGCGGGGGCCATTCGCCGGAATTTCGACTTTTACGAGCCCATGACGGTCCACGAATCGTCGCTATCACCCTGCGTACATTCAATCCTCGCCGCCGGGCTGGGCCTGCGCGAGAAGGCTTATGAAATGTACCTGCGCACCGCGCGCCTCGACCTCGACGACTACAACAACGATACCGAGGACGGCCTGCATATTACTTCGATGGCCGGCACCTGGATGAGCGTCGTGAAAGGCTTCGCGGGCCAGCGCGTGAAAGACGGAGTGCTGTCGTTCAAGCCCTATCTTCCCGAACAGTGGCAGGGCTACTCGTTCCGGATCGGGTTTCGGGGGAGTTTGTTGAAAGTTTCGGTGTCGAAAGGGAGCGTTTCAATTGAAAATGTGTCAGATAGCGGCATTACAGTGCTGGTGAATGATCAGAAGGTGTTTGTGGATGCGCTGGCTTCTGTGCAACTTTAA
- a CDS encoding tetratricopeptide repeat protein, producing the protein MVQKIRLLVLTGMLLMLKALSPQPLSAQDFSECQRIVKELLPTFNKSFEDNNPALLRDEKYQRGIRNLQAAYALYHKQAFQSSDSAQRMNNEAVILALSGNYQKALHIMEALDFGESDQQMHYNRGLFALLSGKFDAARNDFGQSPGSSEAKLNTLVALARQKKFQEAEQFASDNSAKSTGGKWNFNIGMVHKYGGRMEEAVAEITTAIRQKDEMAYRLQRGDILMRTGNEKRAVKDFEKVARTHPKAQIRYANALLSLNQFGMAKAVFEKYLETDDRTFRGDAYLGMAHSSYGLQQTGEAQRYYKLASTLKRETPALQSGIANTHLSKHEYQTAFNLFDRVIKKDSTYLPAYLGRAVAYYGQKKYDLALRDFKKGEKALNEDNKFFADLFVTKAFSEYYLKQTSQAQEDFQKAIKLDPARYEALAGLSGIMIDSKRYSEAGQYLARALQYEQGYDLMWSNYGNLLLHFDMYKKGYQVFKKAVSLNPSNVNAQNGWGIALLENDQLDKSMAVFDSLVREKPELPFLHNNHGIVQAYIGNRHDQKHQVNEANTRYDGAFEDFKLAMDAAPGRKFYNVNQGNVYRYMERYDDAKLSYQSYQDKSALNNTAVMYAGQERLKDAKYYLGVALQIDSLHRVFQYNMSVLVKGKQKEMMRLVASSDENSPFSDIGIKYSRDGFVTIYLYDYEYDVLTFPGRHYMPLPVAEYKEDYFIPEYDFKLVPYEKKKVPAVKKKRVRYHSQKVRMPGSRGRSGTKCPILF; encoded by the coding sequence ATGGTACAGAAAATCCGCTTACTTGTATTGACAGGTATGTTGCTGATGTTGAAGGCGTTATCGCCCCAGCCTTTGTCAGCGCAGGATTTTAGTGAGTGCCAGCGGATTGTAAAAGAACTTCTACCTACGTTCAACAAGTCATTCGAGGATAATAATCCTGCGTTGCTCCGCGACGAGAAATATCAGCGCGGCATCCGTAACCTTCAGGCGGCATACGCCCTCTACCATAAGCAGGCATTCCAATCGTCCGATTCCGCTCAGCGAATGAATAATGAGGCAGTGATCCTGGCGCTTTCAGGCAATTACCAAAAGGCGTTGCACATCATGGAAGCGCTGGATTTCGGCGAGTCGGACCAGCAAATGCATTACAACCGCGGGCTTTTTGCATTGCTTTCGGGGAAATTCGATGCGGCCAGGAACGATTTCGGACAATCGCCGGGGAGTTCGGAGGCTAAGCTGAACACGCTTGTTGCATTAGCAAGGCAGAAAAAATTCCAGGAGGCGGAGCAATTTGCCAGTGACAATTCGGCCAAAAGCACCGGCGGGAAATGGAACTTCAACATCGGGATGGTGCACAAATACGGCGGGCGCATGGAAGAGGCCGTGGCCGAGATCACCACGGCGATCCGGCAAAAGGACGAAATGGCATACCGCCTTCAACGAGGCGATATCCTGATGCGGACCGGCAATGAGAAACGCGCCGTGAAGGATTTCGAGAAGGTGGCCCGCACGCACCCAAAAGCGCAGATCCGCTACGCCAATGCATTGCTTTCGCTCAACCAGTTCGGCATGGCGAAAGCCGTTTTTGAAAAATACCTCGAAACCGACGACCGCACATTCCGCGGCGACGCCTACCTGGGTATGGCGCATTCGAGCTACGGCCTGCAACAAACCGGCGAGGCGCAGCGGTACTATAAGCTCGCCTCGACGCTGAAAAGGGAAACGCCCGCGCTGCAATCGGGCATCGCGAACACGCATTTGTCCAAACACGAGTACCAGACGGCCTTCAACCTTTTCGACCGGGTGATCAAGAAAGATTCTACCTACCTGCCGGCTTACCTGGGCCGGGCGGTCGCTTACTACGGGCAGAAAAAGTACGACCTCGCATTGCGGGATTTCAAGAAGGGCGAGAAGGCGCTGAACGAGGACAATAAGTTCTTCGCGGACCTGTTCGTAACCAAAGCTTTTTCCGAATACTATCTCAAACAAACCTCCCAGGCTCAGGAGGATTTCCAGAAAGCGATCAAACTCGACCCCGCGCGCTACGAGGCGCTGGCCGGGCTGAGCGGCATCATGATCGATTCGAAGCGGTATTCCGAAGCGGGGCAATACCTGGCCAGGGCGCTGCAATATGAACAGGGTTACGACCTGATGTGGAGCAATTACGGCAACCTGCTACTGCATTTTGATATGTACAAAAAAGGGTATCAGGTGTTTAAAAAGGCAGTGTCGCTCAATCCGTCCAACGTAAATGCGCAGAATGGCTGGGGCATTGCATTGCTTGAAAACGACCAGCTCGACAAGTCGATGGCGGTGTTCGACAGCCTCGTGCGCGAGAAGCCGGAGCTGCCTTTCCTGCATAATAATCACGGGATCGTTCAGGCATATATCGGTAACCGGCATGACCAGAAACACCAGGTGAACGAAGCGAACACGCGGTACGACGGTGCGTTTGAGGACTTTAAGCTCGCGATGGACGCCGCGCCGGGACGCAAGTTTTACAATGTGAACCAGGGCAATGTGTATCGGTACATGGAGCGGTACGACGATGCCAAACTAAGTTACCAGAGCTATCAGGACAAAAGCGCGCTGAACAACACTGCGGTGATGTACGCAGGCCAGGAGCGCCTCAAAGATGCCAAATACTACCTCGGCGTCGCGCTCCAGATCGACTCGCTGCACCGGGTTTTTCAATACAATATGTCGGTGCTGGTGAAAGGCAAGCAGAAGGAAATGATGCGGCTGGTGGCGTCGTCCGACGAAAACAGCCCGTTTTCCGATATCGGCATTAAATACAGCCGTGACGGTTTTGTGACGATCTATCTCTATGATTACGAATATGACGTACTGACTTTCCCGGGGAGGCATTACATGCCACTGCCCGTGGCCGAATACAAGGAAGATTACTTTATCCCTGAATATGACTTCAAACTGGTGCCTTATGAGAAGAAGAAGGTGCCGGCCGTTAAAAAGAAGCGTGTGCGTTACCACAGTCAGAAGGTCCGGATGCCGGGCAGCAGGGGCCGATCGGGAACCAAATGTCCGATCCTGTTTTAG
- the pgmB gene encoding beta-phosphoglucomutase, with translation MPSIQACLFDLDGVIVDTAQFHYIAWREMAQDLGFDLTREENERLKGISRMESLDIVLSIGGVLLSDEEKIRRATAKNARYLELCMQMTPDDALPGVRRFLDELKQNSIPSGLGSASKNAKVILERINMLHYFDTIVDGNRITKGKPDPQVFLMGASDLNVPPAHCVVFEDAVAGVQSAKAAGMLAVGIGEASILTEADIVIPGFENFGLPQLENI, from the coding sequence ATGCCCTCAATACAAGCTTGCCTTTTTGATCTCGACGGGGTGATCGTGGACACTGCGCAGTTCCATTACATTGCCTGGCGCGAGATGGCGCAAGACCTCGGTTTCGACCTCACACGTGAAGAAAACGAACGACTCAAAGGGATCAGCCGCATGGAATCGCTCGATATCGTGTTGTCCATCGGCGGCGTCCTGTTGTCCGACGAGGAGAAAATCCGCAGGGCCACCGCCAAAAATGCCCGCTACCTCGAACTATGCATGCAAATGACGCCCGACGACGCATTGCCCGGCGTGCGCCGTTTCCTCGACGAGCTGAAACAAAACAGCATCCCGAGCGGCTTGGGCTCAGCAAGCAAGAATGCCAAAGTGATTCTCGAAAGGATAAACATGCTGCATTACTTCGATACGATTGTGGACGGCAACCGCATTACAAAAGGCAAGCCCGACCCGCAGGTGTTCCTCATGGGCGCATCCGATTTGAATGTACCGCCGGCGCATTGCGTGGTGTTCGAGGATGCCGTGGCTGGTGTGCAATCCGCCAAAGCGGCCGGAATGCTCGCAGTGGGAATAGGGGAGGCGTCCATCCTCACGGAAGCCGATATCGTGATCCCCGGTTTTGAAAATTTTGGTTTGCCGCAATTGGAAAACATATGA